A region of uncultured Anaeromusa sp. DNA encodes the following proteins:
- a CDS encoding M20 family metallopeptidase, whose protein sequence is MLNVQKYLQDLEQLVNIDSGSKDAAGVAAIAEIFTERFKQLGWSVQTHRFHAEIGPSLEMSNCGDAPCDVLILGHMDTVFAAGTVAERPFVVRDGRAYGPGVVDCKGGLTLVYHVLQLLQQDGILETLAVRVAFNADEEISSVHSRPWLEQLAAKSACVLVAEPGRPNGDMVNQRKGIARYELEISGLAAHAGADHEKGRSAVEELAHWILALQGKTNYEAGTTVNVGVVSGGSAPNVVAAQARAQVDVRILDSGEAALLEQFLREREAKPFTAGVAVKVTGGLRRPPMLPSAQTLALGEKLKQIGMAVDMPVTWAATGGGSDGNFAAHLGVPTLDGLGPVGGRAHSEEEYLELSSLAIRFKLWYGLLTQLAEEKK, encoded by the coding sequence ATGTTGAACGTGCAGAAATACCTGCAGGACTTGGAGCAGTTAGTCAACATTGACAGCGGTTCGAAGGATGCAGCAGGGGTTGCAGCGATAGCCGAAATTTTTACAGAGCGTTTTAAACAGTTGGGATGGTCGGTTCAAACGCATCGGTTTCATGCGGAGATAGGACCGAGCTTAGAAATGAGTAATTGCGGCGACGCACCTTGTGACGTTTTAATTTTGGGCCATATGGATACGGTTTTTGCCGCTGGCACGGTTGCCGAGCGGCCTTTTGTCGTGCGTGATGGTCGGGCGTACGGGCCTGGCGTGGTCGACTGCAAGGGCGGCTTGACTTTGGTGTATCATGTGCTGCAGTTGTTGCAGCAAGACGGAATTTTGGAGACCCTTGCGGTACGCGTTGCGTTTAATGCGGACGAGGAAATTAGTTCGGTGCATTCACGGCCATGGCTGGAACAACTGGCCGCAAAAAGCGCCTGCGTTTTAGTGGCGGAGCCGGGGCGGCCGAACGGAGATATGGTGAACCAGCGCAAGGGTATTGCTCGCTATGAGTTAGAGATTAGCGGCTTGGCCGCTCATGCAGGGGCGGATCATGAAAAAGGACGCAGCGCGGTGGAAGAGCTGGCGCATTGGATCTTGGCGTTGCAAGGTAAAACAAACTACGAAGCGGGAACAACGGTAAATGTGGGCGTCGTGTCTGGCGGCAGCGCGCCGAATGTAGTGGCGGCGCAGGCGCGAGCGCAGGTGGATGTGCGCATTTTGGACAGCGGCGAAGCAGCGTTGCTTGAACAATTTTTGCGCGAAAGAGAGGCAAAGCCGTTTACCGCTGGCGTAGCGGTGAAGGTGACTGGCGGATTGCGGCGGCCGCCCATGCTGCCTTCGGCGCAGACGCTGGCTTTAGGTGAAAAATTGAAACAAATAGGAATGGCAGTGGACATGCCTGTAACCTGGGCAGCCACAGGAGGCGGGTCGGATGGGAATTTTGCCGCGCATTTGGGCGTGCCAACGCTGGACGGTTTGGGACCGGTGGGCGGACGCGCTCATAGTGAAGAAGAATATTTGGAGCTGTCTTCGTTAGCAATTCGGTTTAAGCTGTGGTACGGTTTGTTGACACAACTGGCAGAGGAAAAGAAGTAA
- a CDS encoding IS3 family transposase, translating into MRAKYRVVERLRNKYPVQSLCRILEITRSGYYAWRKRIYDPDQDAWLKKQVMACQQQCNFTYGYRRVRLWIQQQTGRILNAKPVLRIMRKLDVLAQIRRARPYTYYKQAIHRYENLLQRQFYQEKPNCFWATDITYIPTAQGVAYMCAVIDLCGKMVLNYRIGNDMTVSLVTDTIQDALKNEKATDGLALHSDQGSQYTSSAYYNLSKEYHFQPSMSNRGCPYDNSSMENFFGTLKAECLNRMTFPNREFLSEIVAEYVSFYNYERINLKNGLTPYEIRSKAM; encoded by the coding sequence GTGAGAGCAAAATACCGTGTGGTCGAGCGATTGAGAAACAAGTATCCGGTTCAGTCGCTTTGTCGCATCTTAGAAATAACACGTAGCGGTTATTATGCTTGGCGAAAACGGATTTACGATCCAGATCAAGATGCTTGGCTCAAAAAGCAGGTTATGGCTTGTCAGCAGCAATGCAACTTTACTTATGGATATCGCCGGGTTCGGCTCTGGATTCAGCAACAAACCGGGCGAATTTTGAACGCTAAACCGGTCTTGCGTATTATGCGGAAGCTGGATGTTTTAGCGCAGATTCGCCGTGCACGTCCTTATACTTATTACAAACAGGCAATTCATCGCTACGAAAATCTGTTGCAACGGCAGTTTTATCAAGAAAAACCAAACTGTTTCTGGGCGACGGATATCACCTATATCCCTACAGCGCAGGGAGTGGCTTATATGTGTGCAGTTATCGATTTATGTGGAAAAATGGTGCTGAACTATCGCATAGGAAATGATATGACTGTTTCTCTAGTAACCGATACAATTCAGGATGCATTAAAAAATGAAAAGGCCACTGATGGACTAGCACTCCACAGTGACCAAGGGTCGCAGTATACCTCAAGCGCATATTACAACCTAAGCAAAGAATACCACTTTCAACCATCAATGTCTAATAGAGGTTGCCCTTACGATAATTCATCCATGGAGAACTTCTTCGGTACATTGAAAGCGGAATGTTTAAATCGCATGACCTTTCCCAATCGGGAATTTTTATCGGAGATTGTTGCTGAATATGTATCATTCTATAACTATGAACGAATCAATTTAAAAAATGGCCTTACTCCTTATGAAATACGGAGTAAGGCCATGTAA